The Pseudomonas sp. HR96 genome includes a region encoding these proteins:
- the nhaA gene encoding Na+/H+ antiporter NhaA, whose translation MSDNKTASTSIPRPQILTERALSALERFSHIEAVSGIVLLLAAMTALIWANSPVAESYEHFWNTQVTLGLGDFTVSRSLHFLVNDGLMTIFFLVVGAEIRQEIKDGALANMKLATLPLGAALGGVMVPAIIYTLLNHGTQASTGWAVPTATDIAFAVGVLALLGKSIPAGVRILLLALAIIDDIVAILIIAMFYTASLDYLGLVIAAGGLLLVLLFQRMGIGKAYAYLLPGAIIWFGLLKTGVHPTLAGVILGLMAPVNSKPSHERPLDTIGRTFHELMDRFHQAGDNPEAVTKPLKQLRHAQREVLPPVQRIQVGLHPWVAYGVMPLFALANAGVGLAGADLDKALSHSVFVGVMLALVLGKPLGVILASMALVKLNICELPDGVTWKGVGLVGLLAGIGFTMSIFIASLAFSDPALLSSAKLSVLAASSVAAVIGLLWGKIKF comes from the coding sequence GTGTCCGATAATAAAACGGCGTCCACTTCTATTCCCCGCCCTCAAATTCTCACCGAACGTGCGCTGTCGGCACTGGAGCGGTTCTCGCACATCGAAGCCGTCAGCGGCATTGTCCTACTGCTGGCCGCAATGACTGCACTGATATGGGCGAACAGCCCTGTCGCCGAATCTTACGAGCATTTTTGGAATACCCAAGTCACGCTAGGACTGGGCGATTTCACGGTTTCTCGTTCTTTGCATTTTCTGGTTAACGACGGATTGATGACCATTTTCTTCCTTGTCGTTGGTGCGGAAATACGTCAGGAAATCAAAGACGGTGCGCTAGCCAACATGAAGCTGGCCACCCTGCCGCTTGGTGCCGCACTGGGCGGCGTAATGGTACCGGCCATTATCTACACGCTGCTCAACCACGGTACTCAAGCCAGTACGGGTTGGGCTGTCCCCACCGCTACAGACATTGCATTCGCGGTCGGCGTACTCGCCTTGCTGGGTAAATCCATTCCAGCAGGCGTGCGGATTTTGCTTTTGGCGTTGGCAATCATTGATGACATTGTCGCCATCCTCATCATTGCAATGTTCTATACGGCCAGCCTGGATTACCTCGGCCTAGTCATAGCCGCAGGCGGACTTTTGCTTGTGCTGCTGTTTCAACGGATGGGCATCGGTAAGGCCTACGCCTACCTATTGCCCGGAGCAATCATCTGGTTTGGCCTGTTGAAAACGGGAGTGCACCCCACCCTGGCTGGCGTCATTCTTGGGCTAATGGCGCCGGTAAACTCCAAGCCTTCCCATGAGCGCCCACTGGACACTATCGGGCGTACTTTCCATGAACTCATGGACCGCTTTCATCAAGCGGGAGACAACCCGGAGGCTGTCACCAAACCTTTAAAGCAGCTACGTCACGCCCAACGGGAGGTATTGCCACCGGTGCAGCGTATACAAGTGGGCCTGCACCCTTGGGTGGCGTATGGTGTCATGCCGCTGTTTGCCTTGGCGAATGCAGGGGTAGGCCTTGCGGGTGCCGATCTGGATAAAGCTTTGTCGCACAGCGTCTTCGTGGGAGTAATGCTGGCGTTGGTGCTGGGTAAGCCGCTCGGAGTCATCTTGGCCAGCATGGCGTTGGTCAAGCTCAATATCTGTGAGTTACCGGATGGTGTGACCTGGAAGGGCGTGGGATTGGTGGGGCTGTTAGCAGGGATCGGGTTCACGATGTCCATATTCATCGCTTCGCTCGCGTTTTCCGACCCAGCCCTGCTGTCATCCGCTAAACTCAGTGTTCTTGCCGCCTCCTCAGTCGCAGCTGTAATTGGCTTGCTCTGGGGAAAGATTAAGTTTTGA